The following DNA comes from Metopolophium dirhodum isolate CAU chromosome 8, ASM1992520v1, whole genome shotgun sequence.
ACAATCCACCAACAATTTTTGTACAAAAAGTTCTccaaaaattttggttttatcTACACGGATATATGGATTAAGAATTGGTCATATGAATTATACTTTTAAGAAGgctattttttaaacgtttaataagaTACGATATAGTCGAACAACTGTATAAGATGAGAGAAGATTAAATTACGGGCACGACTGTTTTCCACGATattgatttaagttattttattataattctattataaaaactgaacttatgagattcaaatatttcatcaattattatttttaatttcaatgaagttattcttattattatatttctaattatgattacaaaataattgcTAAATTAGGTTCAgagttttaagtaatattatttcaatatttagtttGAATCATTGAAATTTcgataaatcaataataatacattttaaattctgagcgatGAATTGAGCTAAAATGAGctgttggttttacaatgatgtgttggttttttattttggagctataaaattataaagccTTATACGCCGGAGTTGGTCTCTGCCTTCCGGTaacaaaatatatctaaattgagctttttgattttgttaagatatgtcaaaatatttttaatattagatatcatttatttggaaaataacaaattacaatatattactatattataacgtttgtttctacgattaatatttttttgaatttaaacaaaataattgggtaaatatctaataatttacaCTTGATATGTCCATCAAagaaattatgattatttattttcgatattttttaattgctatttaTTTAACAACCTCGTTTTGGCTAATACTGATGTTACATTAATATTTCCGtttctttgttttttaaaagtatttccagttattaaaaacaatacctatTGAGAATACTtctcatataattattttttaattttgaacctCAAAAGTACCGACTAGAACAAATTTGTTGACAGAAACCATCATCAATGTAgaacattataatgtattttgttgTGCATAAAAGTgtcgtaagaaaaaaaaacatcatcgtAATACATTCCTAGATCCACTTCTTGtggtacaatataaaaataaatatatttgtaatacattttccaaatttaatataaatgtttttaaaccgcagtaggtacctactatattatataataactaatatgaaTGTTtgagaaaattttcaaatatcagaaaattgtaaatacctacttactCTTATTagcaaattgatttttttttatcactcaaATCATTTGCACATTcctagaaataatatttatttttatattattaatttgtgatatttaatcttaattgacttacaattaaaattggctctactacttttttaattatatctttcttaataattatgagataaaaataaaactacatcTTATACACTAATTGAAGTGATTTCCCATACCAataaagcatattttattatttatatacctacaacttcatttaaacattttgtgacagtgattatttttccttaaatatttttgcaaaattgtatggaatatattattatattactaatttgGGTGATTCTTACTTATAGGAGAaggaaaaagttattttttatgcaGAACTTCTCGATTTTGTTTATTGTCATGATGACTTACCTCCTTCCAATACCATGAGAAggattaaaaagttaataattaactgtgttgtatattttaatgaaagtttAAATGTGCGCATTATTTCTTTGgcaacaataaatacatttttaattattaccaaaactatgtcttaatttattattaattatttataccgaATTGTTATTCTTAAGTAATctcatattatcaattttacataaaatgtatataaatataaaatttaatattacagtgaCATCCcagaaaactataaaatattattgatgcaAGGAGGAGGAACCGGTGCTTTTGCTTCAGTAGCGTTGAACTTATTGCATAGAGGTGCAAAAGCTGACTACATTTTGACAggttattgatttaattttaattttatgaatatatgtttataatctGATATTTTCTTCGACAGGCGTTTGGTCCACTAAAGCTGCTAAAGAAGCATCTAAATACTTAAAGGTAAATCATGTGTTTCCAAAACCGGAGAAATTTAATGGTATTCCCGATCAATCTACATGGAAACTTGACGCAGAAGCTGCATACGTGTATTATTGTGATAATGAAACCGTGAAcggtaaacatttattatttattttgtaatattatatattattatacattttgggTTATTGATGTTAGGTGGATTAATAACAAGTTACTTATTTcaattgtgcatattattaatgttaacgCGCTTTTGAAATAAATCTGTAATTAGCTCAACGAAATATGCAtacgaacatattttattacaattataggtTAATTTGTAACTGTAATTTTGAGAAATAACgtctaaaataaatgttttttttaaacttccaTAGGAGTTGAATTTCCTTTCATTCCCGAGACAAATGGTGTACCATTGGTATGTGACATGTCATCCAACATTATGACGAAGGTATTTGACGTGACCAAGGTAAACTActtcgatataatatgtaattgaatACGACagacttatttttttcaatgatgaTGTATTACCTTTTCGATTGAAGACACGTAATCCTATTAATTTTGTCATTTCACTTAAAGTTTGGTGTGGTGATAGCTTGTGCGCAGAAAAACCTCGGTCCCGCGGGTATAACTGCAATTATTATACGTGAAGACCTTCTAGGAAAACCAAGCCCTCTTTGCCCACAAGTTTTCGACTACACATTGTTCACTCAAGAAAATTCATTGCTTAACACACCTCCAACATTAATGTGAGTTTGTTAATTTTGAGCATGTTAATATGAaagcattttttataatttcaacgaTTCGAAtagagtttatattttttcgctCGTATTAC
Coding sequences within:
- the LOC132951295 gene encoding probable phosphoserine aminotransferase, producing the protein MAQSSLKQVINFGAGPAKIPKQVLEQVRDELLDCGCGISVMELSHRSSEYTAINNRAIDLYRELLDIPENYKILLMQGGGTGAFASVALNLLHRGAKADYILTGVWSTKAAKEASKYLKVNHVFPKPEKFNGIPDQSTWKLDAEAAYVYYCDNETVNGVEFPFIPETNGVPLVCDMSSNIMTKVFDVTKFGVVIACAQKNLGPAGITAIIIREDLLGKPSPLCPQVFDYTLFTQENSLLNTPPTLIVYIFSLVLQWVKNQGGLVAMEANSKAKSELLYNVIENSRDFYSCPVAKDSRSRITVPFCLSAGAEADKQFLKEAQDLGFLQLKGHRLVGGVRAAMYNAMTIDEVKILVEFMTKFQERNPQYSA